agcacttctcaaaataagctgatttttccagcttggccaaacaagctaatAGACTAGTTTAGAGAAAGTTTGTATATTAAACAAAAGACTAGAATCAGAAGTCATATGTTCTGATGCTCCCGATTCTAATATCCAAGAAACAGCATTCAAAGATACACTTATATAAGTTCTGGAAGGAGTAGAAGGCCAAGGAGGAGAAAATATACCGGTACAGTGTACAGAAATAACATCCTCATTGATTTGATCTCCTTGGTTAGTAACCTTGACACTCTGAAGTGGTTGATAAAGGTTATGATATTAATCTTGTATCATTGGCTTATCCCCTGATTGGACTGACTGATCTCCATTGTCTTCTGCAGGCAGGAACATACTTCTTGGATCTAGTGAACTTGAAGTCAGCTGAAAACCCAATTAGGCTATAGCAATTTTCAATTGTCTGATTCTGCTTCTTACAGTAACTGCGGAACTATGTTTATTTCTTTCCTTCAGAATACCTCTTCTCTGTATTGAACTTACTCCCTCCATTGTGTTGTTTTGTAGACATGAAAGCCATCTCTCCGGTTGGTTGAGTGAGATGAACCCATCTTTGCTTCTCATCCTTGATAAGGAGAGAGTAGGCATGATTGATATAAGGTAAAGGTGAGAGCATACGCAAGGTACTCCTAGGTCCAGAATAGGCATTATTCAGTCCCATAAGGAAATGAATGAGCCATGCATCTTGTTGTTACTTATATGTTTTGGACTTTCCTCTACAGAAACACTCACAGGTACAGTGTTGGCAAGTGTCAAGGCTGTCAAGTTCATCCCAAAGCCCTTTGAGCTTAGTGTAGTATCCAGCAATGTCAAAGTTACCATGCACTAACTcattgatttccttttgcagATGGTAAAGTTGTGGTCCATTGCTTTGTCCAAATCATTTCTCAAGCTCCAACCATATTTCCCTGGTTGTTTTAGAGTAGAGAACATTCTTTGCTATCTCCTTAGTCAGAGTGTTTAACATCCAAGATATAACCATATCATTGGTCCTTGTCCAAGATTTGAATGAATCACAAAAGATCTTGGGTTGAAGAAAAGTCCCATCGATAAAACCCACCTTGTTCTTGGCTGATAAGGCAATAAGAATACCCATGCGCCAACCTCCATAACCTTTACCATCAAAGGGTGTGTTGACCAAGAGCATCCCTGGAGATTCAGAGGGATGGGGGTAAAATGGATAAGAAGCATCAAGAAAAAGAGCTCCTGAACTTGTTTCAGCTTCAGTAGCTTTTGAAGCAATTGTAGGAGCAGAGGAATCGGATGGATCTACCATTGTAGCTATTGAAACTAATaaaaaaaatgagagaagaaaggGATAAGAAGAGCAGAAAACAAGAGGTATTGATCgagcctagtgctctgataccctATTATAATTCATaagaagaatgaagaaaaagCTTGTAGCTGAATTTTCTGTGTATTCAAAATAAGCACTGTACATGAATTTATaccaaaaaaatgaagaaagaatgTAATCATATTTGTACATTTGTCTCCTATCTACCAGCTAATGTGTAACTAAAAAGGAATATTCTCTAAAATAAATCTATCTAAAATATTTATACGTAGGCAGGAAGCTTCCTGATGGTGCAAATGGAGTGTTTTGACACCAATACCCTTCCTGCTAATAAAGAATGGCTAGGATTAGATCTATCATAAACTTAAATAAACGGTGGTGATTGAGGCAGTGTGTGCTATCTCTTTAAACCTTGTAAAATTCGAAATTTTGACTTTGTGTCTACTTTCTTCTTCGTTTGTTCTTCTCCATCTGAAAATCGTTTCTTTCCTGAATCACCATCGGGCAACAACTCATTTGAAATCCTAATGCCAACACGATTCTTGTCAGAATAAAATAGTAGTATGTTAACAAGATGGGATTACAATTGAAATACATTACAAGTTGGTCTCGTCACTGGGAGTAATGGACACTATTACAAGCTAGAACAAATTGAATGGTTGTGGCCCATAATGCATAAGGAACAATTGGAACGGTTACTCCTATCTCTCTCTTGCTATTTCTGTTATGGCTTGTTGCTTTTAGGGATATTCGTCGGTTGGTACGGtacaatatttaaatattttggttcggtatttttaatatttgatttgatttggttcggtacaaataccgtacctaattaaatccGGTATGATTTGATTTTTCTCCTTTCGATTTTGATTTATTCGGCTCGATAacttcggtttgaatactaactagtgcataaatccatagactgtaatattcttaactaacgtactcaaaagtacaaaagtaaaaatatttgttgataaaagttttttcaaaaactaacaaGTATCAACCCATAGAGAGAAAACTGtacataaaggaataaatttgatcataagaaatgtcttgttacttgcttagagttaattgatgaacttagagaataaagaaaagtaaaatgttagaatttttatatttatattataattaataatatgtgtattgtgtaatataatatatatttcggtactgtgagcacctaagttttgactatatttgaatttttatcaccttctattatgtaatattttcagaaatttaatatatattttttagctttgtctttatatatatatatatatatatatatatatatatatataggataaaaattaataataatttaaaaggtcaattattactattagtattatttttatttttatttttatctttattttaaaataaaatgaattaaaaaccgaaaataaataaaaattaataaattttaaaacaaaACAAATTTCTgatggaaattaaaaaataggaaaagtagaaatataaaattaaaaagtaaaagtaaaagtaggtggaaattatttaataaaaaaagtaaaagaaagtggaaaattaaaaaataaaaaataaaagaaagttggaattaaaaaataaaagtaagggtagctgaaaatttaaaaaaaaagaaagtaaaattaagtggaaattaaaaaaaaagtaaaataagtggaaaataaaaaaagaaaagtataaaactgagaatttaaatataataaaagtaaaaaaagtaagaaattaaaaaataaaagtaaaggaaagtggagaattattatttttttttaaaataagaaaaatgggaagtgacaattctttttaattaaaaataaaaaaaataaaacaataaaacaaaaaactgaaaattacgaatttttttctataaataaaaGAGAAATGTGAGAAAAAAGGGAGGGGGGACAAGGAAAAAAAAatagggaggagggaattgagagaaatgttTTTGCTTATTCTACGCTAAGAGGATTTCTATTCATGTCATTCTTTCTTTGGTTtactttcgaaaaatccagcaatcCATCACCAAACTCTAACCCCGAAACCAACTGAAAACCAAGCTAAAAAGCACGACAAAAACGAACCAAAAACCCAACGAAATAGTCCCTTTTTGTACAGAAAACAACAGCTCCAAAGTTGAGTCGTCGAGTTCGAGCTCCGTTTGTCGATTTTGATCGAGGCTCCATTTGCAACCTTGTCCATTATCCGAGTATCAAAACAAACTTGTAAAGGTCCATTTCTCCATCATTGTTTTGTTAAGATATTATGATTGAATATAAAATTTTATCTTATTTAGCTTCATgaagattgaattttttttatttattaattgttaggtctcattagctttgttaaattttgttaCTTTCTTGTTTGATTAACATAAAGATTGAtgaaaacatgatttttgggtACGTAGTGAATGTTTGTACTTTGGAGATAAAATCCATGTCTGctagttgaaattgaaaaatgaggtttggactttttaaaaaaaaggtgATTGGGCCCGGTGGTTGGGCTTTGCTTAATGAAACATGTACTACTGCAATTGACTAATGGATAGTGGAGTAGCTTGATGAACTAGTAGCTGGGCATACTTACTAATTGGCTTTAAAAAGGCCAATTGTGCTATGATCAGTTTTAAGTTATTTGGACCAAAATAATTAAGAGCAAAAGCTGATCCTTTTCACAATTGATTTCATAATTCATGTCCTCACTAATCTCAAATCTTAGGAGAATAAATAATATTCGAAcctcgtagcttgctttaggtgcgattaataataaatcattatgactatgggtacggttcctgtggcatagtcatgatacataattcTAAACTCAAGTGTGCGTTTCACGCAACTTGATCccaatttcaaataataaaaattaacatgttgtagatcgcgggtgcatttcacgagacgcgattcgcaatatgtacaaaaacaagcGAGTGCGCTACATTGCGACTTGtttaaataaattccataattgtttaaaataattaaaagcggtatagAAGCATTAACACATAAAGGgttctaaaacatgtaataaatcagataattaggtcaattattaatagttgagcgaccatGCTAAAACCACAGAATCCGGTAGTGCATCACACCTTCTtctgggttaacagaattccttacccggtcttctggtttTTGCGGACCTTACAagagagtcaaatttcctcgatttggtattaaaaataaaacggtgacttgggacaccatcaattattccaagtggcgactctaaactaaattaaataattctgtttcgattaatgtcactttaattgtaAAAACTCCCTATCCTCCGGGAAAAAAGAgatgtgacagctctggcgactctgctggggaaacgAACCCAGAACttttggttcagggttcagaattcgagcttagatgacttttatacttggtttttgtttattatctgatttttttacgtgtttgagcctaatgtgttAACTGCCgctctttaccgctttgatattgttgtgaactatatataaactgttacgaaaaTCCTTCTTctttctgagtcttctaaatcttctttGAAGCATGCGCTTCGCGTGACTCCtattctgttagagtcatatcccccattttagaacgaggatcggacaagttgcaaagcca
This region of Nicotiana tomentosiformis chromosome 4, ASM39032v3, whole genome shotgun sequence genomic DNA includes:
- the LOC117275555 gene encoding uncharacterized protein; protein product: MVDPSDSSAPTIASKATEAETSSGALFLDASYPFYPHPSESPGMLLVNTPFDGKGYGGWRMGILIALSAKNKVGFIDGTFLQPKIFCDSFKSWTRTNDMVISWMLNTLTKEIAKNVLYSKTTREIWLELEK